One Streptococcus gallolyticus subsp. gallolyticus DSM 16831 DNA window includes the following coding sequences:
- a CDS encoding type I restriction-modification system subunit M, which produces MNKQQLASKIWESANKMRSKIEANEYKDYILGFIFYKFLSEQEEKYLKENDWTDEYLCELTEEDSEVVESIQKNLGYFISYNNLFSTWIKKGSDFGVQDVRDALSAFSRLIDSAHKDVFDGVFDTLQTGISKLGDGSASQTKAISDLIYLIKDIPMDGKQDYDVLGFIYEYLIGMFAANAGKKAGEFYTPHEVSLLMSEIVAEHLKDRDSIKIYDPTSGSGSLLINIGKSASKYISNKDNIKYYAQELKQNTYNLTRMNLVMRGILPDNIVTRNGDTLEDDWPYFDDKDPIATYEPLYVDAVVSNPPYSQSWNPTDKESDPRYARFGLAPKGKADYAFLLHDLFHIKSDGIMTIVLPHGVLFRGGEEGEIRKNLIEQNNIDAIIGLPSNIFFGTGIPTIIMVLKQKRENTDVLVVDASKGFVKSGKNNKLRASDIKRIVDAVIDREDVAKFSRVVSRDEIRSNNYNLNIPRYVDSSEKTESWDIFATMFGGIPKSELEDLSNFWNAFPNLKSDLFKEINASTYQLKVSDVKKAVLAHPEIQQFFETSRKVFSDIPQYMREELIDRINEVHVQREEEKLAQYIFKCLENMPLIDKYDAYEKLDTQWQYMQTDIEILQTEGFDAAKKVDPNLVIKKKSGKEVEVQEGWLGHVFPFELVQRELLADDVNSISSKENRLNEISAEIEELFEELPVEEKEKDFVNDAKDAFVSAKVKKAQKDETLDVAVRSILKQVTRLQNEEKSLKSDVKSAVETLHNKTKNQIEQLSAPQVYMLLEKKWIAPFIEQMQLLTQELVNGLVQKLEQLSQKYDETLSDIDNEIKKAESDLALMLKDLEGNEFDMSGIQEFIKLLGE; this is translated from the coding sequence TGAAGCCAACGAATATAAAGACTATATTTTGGGTTTTATATTTTATAAATTCCTTTCTGAACAAGAAGAAAAATATTTAAAGGAAAATGACTGGACTGACGAATATCTATGTGAATTAACTGAAGAAGATTCAGAAGTTGTTGAAAGTATTCAAAAAAATCTTGGATATTTTATTTCATATAATAATTTATTTTCTACTTGGATTAAAAAAGGCAGTGACTTTGGTGTTCAGGATGTACGAGATGCATTATCAGCCTTTAGTCGATTAATAGATTCAGCTCATAAAGATGTTTTTGATGGTGTTTTTGACACTCTTCAAACTGGAATTTCAAAATTAGGTGACGGTTCAGCTTCTCAAACAAAGGCAATTAGTGATTTAATCTATCTTATTAAAGACATTCCTATGGATGGAAAACAGGATTATGATGTTTTGGGATTTATTTATGAATATCTGATTGGTATGTTTGCTGCAAATGCTGGTAAAAAAGCTGGTGAATTTTATACCCCTCATGAGGTTTCGCTATTAATGTCAGAAATTGTTGCTGAACATTTAAAAGATAGAGATTCAATTAAAATCTATGACCCCACAAGTGGTTCTGGTTCATTGTTGATTAATATTGGTAAAAGTGCTTCAAAATATATATCGAATAAGGATAATATTAAGTATTATGCACAAGAGTTAAAACAAAATACATATAATTTGACACGTATGAATCTTGTTATGCGAGGAATTTTACCGGATAATATTGTTACACGAAATGGGGATACCTTGGAGGATGATTGGCCTTACTTTGATGACAAAGATCCAATTGCTACTTACGAACCTTTGTATGTTGATGCAGTTGTCTCTAATCCACCATACTCACAGTCATGGAATCCCACTGATAAGGAATCTGACCCTCGATATGCACGTTTTGGATTAGCACCAAAAGGAAAAGCAGACTATGCTTTTTTACTTCATGACCTTTTTCATATTAAAAGCGACGGTATCATGACAATTGTGTTACCACACGGTGTATTATTCCGAGGTGGTGAAGAGGGTGAAATTCGTAAAAACTTAATTGAACAAAATAATATTGATGCCATTATCGGTTTACCGTCAAACATCTTTTTTGGGACTGGTATTCCAACAATTATCATGGTTTTGAAACAGAAACGTGAAAATACAGACGTATTAGTTGTTGATGCTTCGAAAGGTTTTGTTAAGTCAGGTAAAAATAATAAATTACGAGCTTCTGATATTAAGCGTATTGTTGATGCTGTGATTGATCGTGAAGATGTTGCAAAATTTTCACGTGTGGTATCTCGAGATGAAATTCGAAGTAATAATTATAATCTTAATATTCCTCGTTACGTTGATTCTTCAGAGAAAACTGAAAGTTGGGATATTTTTGCAACAATGTTTGGAGGTATCCCAAAATCTGAATTAGAGGATTTAAGTAACTTTTGGAATGCTTTTCCAAATTTAAAATCAGATTTATTCAAAGAGATAAACGCATCAACATATCAATTAAAGGTATCTGATGTCAAGAAAGCTGTTTTGGCTCATCCAGAAATTCAACAGTTCTTTGAAACTTCTCGAAAAGTTTTCTCAGATATTCCACAATATATGCGAGAAGAACTAATTGATCGTATCAATGAAGTACATGTTCAGAGAGAAGAAGAAAAATTAGCGCAATATATTTTTAAATGTCTTGAAAATATGCCACTGATTGATAAATATGATGCGTATGAAAAATTAGACACTCAATGGCAATATATGCAAACTGATATAGAAATTCTTCAAACAGAAGGTTTTGATGCTGCTAAAAAAGTTGATCCTAATCTAGTTATCAAGAAAAAATCAGGTAAAGAGGTAGAAGTTCAAGAAGGTTGGCTTGGACATGTTTTCCCATTTGAATTGGTTCAAAGAGAGTTGCTTGCTGATGATGTTAACTCAATTTCTAGTAAAGAAAATCGCTTAAATGAAATCTCAGCAGAAATAGAGGAACTTTTCGAAGAGTTACCAGTAGAAGAAAAAGAAAAAGATTTTGTTAATGATGCTAAAGATGCATTTGTTAGTGCAAAAGTTAAGAAAGCTCAAAAGGATGAAACGTTAGATGTAGCGGTAAGAAGTATCTTAAAACAAGTAACTCGTCTTCAAAATGAAGAAAAATCTCTTAAATCTGATGTAAAATCAGCTGTCGAAACTCTGCATAATAAAACTAAAAATCAAATTGAACAATTGTCTGCCCCTCAAGTTTACATGCTATTAGAGAAAAAATGGATTGCTCCATTTATCGAGCAAATGCAATTACTAACTCAAGAATTAGTTAATGGATTAGTGCAAAAACTAGAACAACTTTCTCAGAAGTATGATGAAACTTTATCGGATATCGATAACGAAATTAAGAAAGCAGAATCTGATTTAGCCCTAATGTTGAAAGATTTAGAAGGTAATGAATTTGATATGAGTGGCATTCAGGAATTCATTAAATTGTTGGGAGAATAG
- a CDS encoding restriction endonuclease subunit S, with protein MKDTNKLSPKIRFSGFTDDWEQRKLESLCEVFTDGDWIEAKDQSNSGVRLIQTGNIGITEYLDKENNKKWISEETLKRLRCEEVYPGDILISRLPDPAGRACILPNLGIRMITAVDCTIIRTSKEYDSKYLVQYLSTPTYFKIVNSFLGGGTRQRISRKNLSKIDIPVPHIFAEQQKIGEYFSNLDRLITLHQRKLNGLKNVKKAMLEKMFPKNGEKIPEIRFSGFTDDWEQRKLGEVADIVGGGTPSTSKDEYWDGDIDWYTPAEIIDQIFVSSSERKITQEGYDNSSAKMLPIGTVLFTSRAGIGKMAILRKKGCTNQGFQSIVPHANELDSYFIFSRSEELKRYGEMVGAGSTFVEVSGKQMSNMNLLLPKDIREQQKIGEYFSNLDRLITLHQRKLDKLKTVKKAMLEKMFI; from the coding sequence ATGAAAGATACAAATAAGTTAAGCCCCAAAATTCGTTTTTCAGGATTTACTGATGATTGGGAACAGCGTAAGTTAGAATCATTATGTGAGGTTTTTACTGATGGCGATTGGATTGAGGCAAAAGATCAAAGTAATTCAGGAGTAAGATTAATCCAAACAGGAAATATTGGCATCACAGAATATTTAGATAAAGAGAATAATAAAAAGTGGATTTCAGAGGAAACACTTAAAAGGCTTCGTTGTGAAGAAGTATATCCAGGAGACATTCTAATTTCTAGATTGCCAGATCCAGCTGGAAGAGCTTGCATTTTACCTAACTTAGGTATTCGTATGATTACAGCTGTTGATTGTACAATCATTAGAACTTCTAAAGAATATGACAGTAAGTATTTAGTTCAATACCTTTCAACACCAACATACTTTAAAATTGTAAATTCATTTCTTGGTGGTGGTACAAGACAAAGAATAAGTCGTAAAAACTTATCTAAAATTGATATCCCAGTACCTCATATATTTGCTGAACAACAAAAAATCGGTGAGTATTTCTCAAACTTAGACCGCCTCATCACTCTTCATCAGCGTAAGTTAAATGGCCTAAAAAATGTAAAAAAAGCGATGCTTGAAAAAATGTTTCCTAAAAATGGTGAAAAAATTCCAGAAATTCGTTTTTCAGGATTTACTGACGATTGGGAACAGCGTAAGTTGGGAGAAGTGGCAGATATTGTTGGTGGAGGAACACCAAGTACATCAAAGGATGAGTATTGGGACGGTGATATTGACTGGTATACTCCTGCTGAAATTATCGACCAAATTTTTGTTTCCTCAAGTGAAAGAAAAATTACTCAAGAAGGCTATGATAATAGTTCTGCTAAAATGCTTCCTATTGGAACTGTACTCTTCACTTCTCGTGCAGGTATAGGTAAAATGGCAATTTTACGCAAAAAAGGGTGCACTAACCAAGGTTTTCAATCAATTGTTCCTCATGCAAACGAGCTTGACTCATATTTTATCTTTTCCCGTTCAGAGGAATTAAAAAGATATGGAGAAATGGTTGGGGCAGGTTCAACCTTTGTCGAAGTATCAGGGAAGCAAATGTCCAATATGAATTTATTGCTACCTAAAGATATAAGAGAACAACAAAAAATCGGTGAGTATTTCTCAAACTTAGACCGCCTCATCACTCTTCATCAGCGTAAGTTAGATAAGTTAAAGACAGTAAAAAAAGCTATGCTTGAAAAAATGTTTATTTAG
- a CDS encoding type I restriction endonuclease subunit R codes for MVFNSESEFEEALIKLLSEKGWEKKVLKNYTEKDLLRNWADILFENNRGIDRLNDYPLTDTEMQQIMEQIENLRTPLKLNGFINGKSVSITRDNPDDKLHYGKEVSLKIYDRREIAAGQSRYQIVQQPKFPTKSKMLNDRRGDLMLLINGMPVIHIELKKSGIPVSDAYHQIEKYSREGVFTGLFSLVQIFVAMEPNETVYFANPGPDGQFNKSYYFHWADFNNEPINEWDKIVSTLLSIPMAHQLIGFYTVADNSDGVLKVMRSYQYFAANAISDKVSQTNWDGDNQLGGYVWHTTGSGKTMTSFKSAQLIAASKDADKVIFLMDRIELGEQSLREYRGFASEMEGVQETENTGVLITKLKSTEPSNTLIVTSIQKMSNIKDEPEGLNSNDIEIMNSKRIVFIIDEAHRSTFGDMLITIKRTFPKAIFFGFTGTPIQKENQKKNNTTSTVFGNELHRYSIADGIRDKNVLGFDPYKVLTFRDKDIRQSVALEKAKAKTAEEAISDPLKSKIYYKYMASNEIGMAGYTEDNERYVKGIEDYVPMTQYQTNEHVNSVVNDILENWVRLSRGGKFHAIFATSSIPEAIVYYRKLKELKPDLKVTALFDPNIDNSGNIDFKEDGLSEIIKDYDERYGQKFVIATFSKMKEDISNRLAHKKPYQRLSAVQQIDLLIVVDQMLTGFDSKWINTLYMDKMLQYENIIQAFSRTNRLFGDEKPFGTIRYYRKPHTMERNIEKAVKMYSGDKPLGLFVQHIVENVENMNRIYKEISDLFVRSGIDNFESLPDDKSISRKFAKLFSELRSCLEAAKIQGFTWEKKTYKDDFNKKVTIDFTETDYYVLSLRYKEFNSNDGGGIGEPSVPYDINSYVTELDTGVIDANYMNSRFSKYLKLLNDSSSSKAISDAEEELHKTFATLTQEEQKFANIFLHEIQRGEVEVSENKTFRDYITEYMVRNKNDQIHNLAEKLGLDEEKLRRIMKLKLNEANINEFGRYSELKDTVDKNKAKEYLEKIEGKKIIPPKVGIKVDKLLRKFIISGGFDIETVHEE; via the coding sequence ATGGTTTTTAATAGTGAATCAGAATTCGAAGAAGCCTTAATTAAACTCCTTTCTGAAAAAGGTTGGGAGAAAAAAGTCTTAAAGAATTATACAGAAAAGGACTTATTACGTAATTGGGCTGATATTCTTTTTGAAAATAATCGCGGTATTGATCGTTTAAATGATTATCCGTTGACAGACACTGAAATGCAGCAAATCATGGAACAGATTGAAAATTTACGAACACCATTAAAACTCAATGGATTTATTAATGGTAAAAGTGTTTCAATAACTAGGGATAATCCAGATGATAAACTCCATTATGGAAAAGAAGTAAGTTTAAAAATTTATGATCGGCGTGAAATTGCAGCTGGTCAAAGTCGTTATCAGATTGTTCAGCAGCCCAAATTCCCTACAAAATCTAAAATGCTTAATGACCGTCGTGGAGATTTAATGCTTTTAATTAATGGAATGCCAGTTATTCATATTGAATTAAAGAAGAGCGGTATTCCAGTTAGTGATGCTTACCACCAAATTGAGAAGTATTCGCGAGAAGGAGTGTTCACGGGACTATTCTCATTAGTTCAAATTTTTGTAGCAATGGAACCTAATGAAACGGTTTATTTTGCAAATCCTGGACCAGATGGACAATTTAATAAAAGTTATTATTTTCATTGGGCTGATTTTAACAATGAACCTATTAACGAATGGGATAAAATTGTATCCACACTTCTATCTATTCCGATGGCACATCAATTAATTGGTTTTTATACTGTTGCAGATAATTCTGACGGTGTCTTAAAAGTTATGCGTAGCTATCAATATTTTGCAGCAAATGCTATATCTGACAAAGTTTCCCAAACAAATTGGGATGGTGATAATCAATTAGGTGGTTATGTATGGCATACAACTGGTTCAGGAAAGACAATGACAAGTTTTAAATCTGCTCAATTAATCGCAGCTTCTAAAGATGCAGATAAAGTCATTTTTTTAATGGATCGTATTGAACTCGGAGAGCAATCTTTGAGAGAATATCGAGGATTTGCTTCAGAAATGGAAGGGGTACAAGAAACAGAGAATACAGGGGTTCTTATCACTAAGTTAAAAAGTACAGAGCCTTCAAATACGTTAATTGTGACGTCTATTCAAAAAATGAGTAATATAAAAGATGAACCAGAAGGTCTTAATTCAAATGATATCGAAATAATGAATAGCAAACGTATTGTGTTTATTATTGATGAGGCTCACCGCTCAACTTTTGGTGATATGCTTATTACAATTAAAAGGACATTCCCTAAAGCGATTTTCTTTGGTTTCACAGGTACACCGATTCAAAAAGAAAATCAAAAGAAAAATAATACAACCTCGACTGTATTTGGAAATGAATTGCATCGTTATAGTATTGCTGATGGTATAAGAGATAAAAATGTTTTAGGTTTTGATCCTTATAAAGTCCTTACTTTTAGGGATAAAGACATACGACAATCCGTCGCTTTGGAGAAAGCAAAAGCTAAAACTGCAGAAGAAGCTATTTCTGATCCTCTGAAGTCTAAAATATATTATAAATATATGGCTTCAAATGAAATTGGAATGGCTGGTTATACTGAAGATAACGAGCGATACGTAAAAGGAATAGAAGACTATGTTCCAATGACTCAATATCAAACAAATGAGCATGTTAATAGTGTAGTTAACGATATCTTAGAAAATTGGGTAAGATTAAGTCGCGGTGGAAAATTTCATGCGATATTTGCGACGAGCAGTATTCCAGAGGCTATTGTTTACTATAGAAAGTTAAAAGAATTAAAACCTGACTTGAAAGTTACAGCATTATTTGATCCTAATATAGACAATAGTGGGAATATTGACTTTAAAGAAGATGGATTATCTGAAATTATCAAGGACTATGATGAAAGGTATGGTCAAAAATTTGTAATTGCGACATTTTCTAAAATGAAGGAAGATATTTCGAATCGTTTAGCTCATAAAAAACCATATCAAAGGCTGTCCGCTGTTCAACAGATTGATTTATTAATTGTTGTTGATCAAATGTTAACTGGTTTTGATTCTAAATGGATTAATACTCTCTATATGGATAAAATGCTTCAATATGAAAATATCATTCAAGCTTTTTCTAGAACTAATCGTTTATTTGGTGATGAAAAACCTTTCGGTACAATTCGTTATTATCGAAAACCTCATACAATGGAACGAAATATAGAAAAAGCTGTAAAAATGTATTCTGGAGATAAACCATTAGGCTTATTTGTTCAGCATATTGTTGAAAATGTCGAAAATATGAATCGTATATATAAAGAAATTTCTGATTTATTTGTACGTTCAGGTATTGATAATTTTGAGAGTTTACCAGATGATAAATCGATTTCTCGTAAATTTGCCAAACTATTTAGTGAATTAAGATCGTGTTTAGAAGCTGCTAAAATACAAGGATTTACTTGGGAAAAGAAAACTTATAAAGACGACTTTAATAAAAAAGTTACAATTGATTTTACTGAAACGGATTATTATGTTTTGTCATTACGATATAAAGAATTTAATTCAAATGATGGCGGAGGTATTGGAGAGCCTTCCGTTCCGTATGATATAAATTCTTATGTTACTGAACTTGATACTGGTGTAATTGATGCAAATTATATGAATTCGCGATTCAGTAAATATCTGAAGTTGTTAAATGATTCTTCATCAAGTAAAGCTATTTCAGACGCCGAGGAAGAACTTCACAAAACATTTGCTACTTTAACACAAGAAGAACAAAAATTCGCTAATATTTTTCTTCATGAAATTCAACGAGGAGAAGTTGAGGTGTCTGAGAATAAAACATTCAGAGATTATATAACAGAGTATATGGTAAGGAATAAAAATGACCAAATTCATAATCTAGCTGAAAAACTTGGGCTTGACGAAGAGAAATTACGTCGTATAATGAAATTGAAGCTTAATGAAGCAAATATTAACGAATTTGGACGTTATTCAGAGTTAAAAGATACTGTTGATAAAAATAAAGCTAAAGAGTATCTAGAAAAAATTGAAGGGAAAAAAATTATTCCTCCAAAAGTTGGAATAAAAGTGGATAAGTTATTAAGAAAATTTATCATAAGTGGCGGATTTGATATAGAAACAGTTCATGAAGAATAG
- a CDS encoding site-specific integrase gives MIINSETMLFCDYYKQWIMVYKEGAIRPVTMKKYYMAYRWLEKLVPKLQIQHLDRISYQKLLNQYASVHEKQTTMDFHHHLKCAILDAVDEGLIRRDPTRKAIIKGKQPRAKKPKFLNQYELHKLLDDLDLAPQINMDWLILLIAKTGLRFSEALALTPKDFDLTRQTLSVSKTWDYKGDGGFLPTKNQSSIRKIPIDWQTVIQFAELLKNLPEDKPIFVKGKIYNSTVNDRLARHCKNAGIPIISVHGLRHTHASLLLFAGVSIASVARRLGHSNMTTTQKTYLHIINELESKDIDIIMRSLSSLNS, from the coding sequence GTAACCATGAAAAAGTACTATATGGCCTATCGTTGGCTCGAAAAGTTAGTTCCAAAATTGCAGATACAACATTTAGATCGTATTTCTTATCAAAAATTATTAAATCAATATGCAAGTGTTCACGAAAAACAAACAACTATGGACTTTCATCATCATTTAAAGTGTGCGATTTTGGACGCTGTTGATGAAGGGCTCATCCGAAGAGACCCTACACGTAAGGCTATTATCAAAGGAAAGCAACCACGTGCTAAGAAACCAAAATTTCTTAATCAGTATGAACTTCATAAATTGCTTGATGACCTTGACTTAGCCCCACAAATTAATATGGATTGGTTGATTCTATTGATAGCAAAAACTGGCTTACGTTTTTCAGAGGCTCTTGCTCTAACCCCTAAAGATTTTGATTTAACGCGACAAACACTTTCCGTCTCAAAAACATGGGATTATAAAGGCGACGGTGGATTTCTACCGACTAAAAATCAATCCTCAATCAGAAAAATTCCTATTGATTGGCAGACTGTTATTCAATTTGCAGAATTACTAAAAAATTTGCCCGAAGATAAGCCGATTTTTGTCAAAGGAAAAATCTATAACTCTACTGTAAACGACCGTTTAGCTCGACATTGTAAAAATGCTGGTATTCCTATTATTTCCGTTCATGGTTTGCGTCATACTCATGCCTCACTACTGCTCTTTGCCGGCGTCTCCATAGCAAGTGTTGCTAGACGACTCGGACATTCTAATATGACAACCACTCAAAAAACATATCTCCATATCATTAACGAACTAGAAAGCAAAGATATTGACATCATTATGCGGTCACTATCAAGTTTAAATTCGTAA